Proteins encoded by one window of Flagellimonas lutaonensis:
- a CDS encoding mevalonate kinase, producing MKGPLFYSKILLFGEYGIIKDSKGLSIPYNFFKGALKTTENLFEEAKKSNEGLRRFADYLEEIQDDGLVTFDISSMKEDVSKGMYFDSSIPQGYGIGSSGALVAAIYDKYAHDKITVLENLTREKLLKLKDIFGKMESFFHGKSSGLDPLNSYLSLPILINSKDNIESTSIPSQNKEGKGAVFLLDSGMTGETAPMVQLFMEKMKQEGFRNVIKDQFVKHTDACVEHFLNGDIKGLFGHVKQLSHVVLDHFKPMIPKQFHSLWKKGIETNDYYLKLCGSGGGGYILGFTEDIDRARKALKGHKLEVVYNF from the coding sequence ATGAAAGGTCCATTGTTTTATTCAAAAATTCTGCTATTCGGGGAGTACGGCATCATCAAAGATTCCAAAGGACTCTCCATTCCCTATAACTTTTTCAAAGGGGCGTTGAAGACCACCGAGAATCTATTTGAGGAAGCCAAAAAGTCAAATGAGGGCCTAAGGCGTTTTGCTGATTATTTGGAAGAAATACAAGATGATGGGTTGGTCACCTTCGATATTTCTTCGATGAAGGAAGATGTTTCAAAAGGAATGTATTTTGATAGTTCTATTCCCCAAGGCTACGGTATCGGAAGCAGCGGGGCCCTAGTGGCGGCCATCTATGATAAATACGCCCATGATAAGATTACGGTATTGGAGAACCTTACCCGAGAAAAACTGCTGAAACTAAAGGATATTTTTGGCAAGATGGAATCGTTTTTCCATGGTAAATCGTCAGGTCTTGACCCCTTGAACAGTTATTTGAGCCTGCCCATTTTGATCAATTCAAAAGACAATATAGAGTCGACCAGCATACCTTCACAGAACAAAGAGGGCAAGGGCGCTGTCTTTCTGCTCGATAGCGGCATGACGGGAGAAACGGCCCCCATGGTACAGTTGTTCATGGAAAAGATGAAACAAGAGGGTTTTAGAAATGTGATAAAAGACCAGTTTGTCAAACATACCGATGCCTGTGTCGAGCACTTCCTGAACGGCGACATCAAAGGACTGTTCGGGCATGTAAAGCAACTTTCGCACGTAGTGCTCGACCATTTCAAGCCCATGATTCCCAAGCAGTTCCACTCTCTTTGGAAAAAGGGGATTGAGACCAACGATTACTACCTAAAACTTTGTGGTTCTGGCGGCGGCGGCTATATTCTCGGCTTCACTGAAGATATCGACAGGGCCCGAAAGGCTTTGAAGGGCCACAAGCTAGAGGTGGTCTACAATTTCTAG
- a CDS encoding MIP/aquaporin family protein, giving the protein MTPFVAEIIGTFLLMLLGCGVVANVALSKTYGNNGGWIVITTGWAMAVYVGVVVAAPYSGAHINPAVTVGLAVAGKFPWQEVPPYILAQFIGAMLAAFCVWLVNKEHFDATEDGNTKRGVFCTSPAIPNTALNLFSEVLGTFVLVFTVLYFSDATLNDSKPIIIGLGSLGALPVALLVWAIGLSLGGTTGYAINPARDLGPRIVHALLPLKNKGSNNWDYSWIPVVGPIIGGCLAAFLMLALN; this is encoded by the coding sequence ATGACACCATTTGTGGCCGAGATCATCGGCACCTTTTTATTAATGCTTTTGGGCTGTGGCGTGGTTGCCAATGTTGCCCTTTCTAAAACGTATGGCAACAATGGAGGGTGGATTGTCATTACAACGGGCTGGGCCATGGCCGTATATGTAGGGGTGGTGGTGGCGGCCCCTTACAGTGGGGCACATATCAATCCGGCGGTAACAGTGGGATTGGCGGTTGCCGGAAAATTTCCTTGGCAAGAAGTACCCCCTTATATTTTGGCCCAGTTTATCGGTGCCATGTTGGCTGCCTTCTGTGTGTGGCTGGTGAACAAAGAACATTTTGATGCCACCGAAGATGGCAATACCAAACGGGGCGTTTTTTGTACGTCCCCGGCCATTCCCAATACGGCGTTGAACCTGTTCAGTGAGGTTTTGGGCACTTTTGTGTTGGTTTTCACAGTGCTTTATTTCAGCGATGCGACCCTCAATGATTCAAAGCCCATTATTATTGGTCTGGGATCTTTGGGCGCTTTGCCCGTGGCCTTGCTTGTTTGGGCAATAGGCCTGTCTCTTGGCGGCACTACGGGGTATGCCATAAACCCTGCGCGTGATCTGGGTCCCCGAATCGTTCATGCACTGCTGCCTTTGAAAAACAAGGGTTCCAATAATTGGGACTATTCTTGGATTCCTGTAGTGGGCCCAATAATCGGAGGTTGTTTGGCGGCTTTTTTGATGTTGGCCCTTAACTAA
- a CDS encoding diphosphomevalonate/mevalonate 3,5-bisphosphate decarboxylase family protein, which yields MTEKDFLSKKADGLATGGKVTWKAPSNIALVKYWGKKANQIPANPSISFMLDACATTTTLSFERKKTAGEEFSFDFYFEGKPKESFKAKISTFFGRVESYLPFLKQYHFVIETSNSFPHSSGIASSASGMAALALCLLSIEKEADPAMSEDFFIRKASFLARLGSGSACRSIEGDVIQWGETPTIPESSDLYGIKYPYPVHPNFKNFHDTILLVHKGQKQVSSSVGHDLMHGHPFAEKRFQQAHGNLERLKAIFSDGNLDAFIEIVESEALTLHAMMMTSQPYFMLMQPNTLEIINKIWEYRKETGRHVCFTLDAGANVHVLYPESEKKPVYQFICESLLQHCENGHHICDRIGFGAKKL from the coding sequence ATGACAGAAAAGGATTTTCTTTCTAAAAAAGCCGATGGCCTGGCAACAGGCGGAAAGGTAACGTGGAAGGCACCCAGCAATATTGCACTGGTGAAGTATTGGGGAAAGAAGGCCAACCAGATTCCCGCGAACCCATCCATTAGTTTTATGTTGGATGCCTGTGCCACGACGACAACGCTCTCATTCGAAAGAAAGAAAACCGCTGGTGAAGAATTTTCATTCGATTTTTACTTTGAGGGAAAACCCAAAGAAAGCTTCAAAGCAAAAATCAGCACGTTTTTCGGGCGGGTCGAGAGTTATCTGCCTTTTTTGAAGCAATACCATTTTGTGATCGAAACATCAAATTCATTTCCGCATAGCTCAGGAATAGCCTCTTCTGCCAGTGGAATGGCGGCTTTGGCGCTTTGTCTTCTTTCAATCGAAAAAGAGGCTGACCCTGCAATGTCAGAAGATTTTTTTATCAGAAAGGCCTCCTTTTTGGCCCGGTTGGGGTCGGGCAGTGCCTGTCGCAGTATTGAGGGAGATGTGATTCAATGGGGCGAGACACCTACGATACCCGAAAGCTCTGATTTATATGGAATCAAATATCCTTATCCGGTACACCCAAATTTCAAGAACTTTCATGATACCATTCTGTTGGTGCACAAGGGCCAGAAGCAAGTGAGCAGTTCGGTGGGGCATGATTTGATGCACGGCCACCCGTTTGCCGAAAAGCGGTTTCAGCAGGCGCATGGCAATCTTGAAAGGCTGAAAGCCATTTTTTCCGATGGAAACCTTGATGCCTTCATTGAAATCGTTGAGAGCGAGGCACTGACGCTGCACGCCATGATGATGACCAGCCAACCCTATTTTATGCTGATGCAGCCCAATACACTCGAAATCATCAATAAAATTTGGGAGTATCGAAAAGAGACCGGGCGACATGTCTGTTTTACCTTGGATGCAGGGGCCAATGTACATGTACTGTACCCAGAATCTGAAAAGAAACCGGTTTATCAGTTTATCTGTGAGTCATTGTTGCAGCATTGCGAGAACGGCCACCACATTTGTGATCGAATAGGTTTTGGGGCAAAAAAATTGTAA
- a CDS encoding geranylgeranylglycerol-phosphate geranylgeranyltransferase, with protein MLNRKQRFYLFKLLSLFSVVRGYNILMITLAQYLASIYILAPDLPLAKVVFDLNLFLIVTASALVIAAGYIINNFYDAEKDLINKPTKSMLDRLVSQRFKLTTYFVLNFVAVFTASYISFRAVLFFSAYIFGIWFYSHKLKRIPLLGNFVSATLAIAPFFVVFVYYRNFETVIFVHAVFLFLLILAREMIKDLENMPGDMAQNYRTIPLIFGPRVSKALVTSLAVLTLIPAYLLIKIFDVGYMYLYFWGSIILLALFIFLLWKATGKKHYVWLHNILKFIIVLGVFSILLIDVDLVLNRIL; from the coding sequence ATGCTCAACAGAAAGCAAAGGTTCTATCTCTTCAAATTGCTGAGCCTTTTTTCTGTGGTACGTGGGTACAACATACTCATGATTACATTGGCACAGTACCTGGCTTCTATCTACATTCTGGCGCCAGACCTGCCATTGGCAAAGGTGGTTTTTGACCTCAACCTTTTTTTGATTGTCACCGCTTCAGCCCTCGTTATCGCCGCGGGGTACATCATCAATAACTTCTACGATGCCGAAAAAGATCTGATCAACAAGCCCACAAAAAGCATGTTGGACAGGCTTGTGAGCCAGCGGTTTAAGTTGACCACTTATTTTGTGCTCAATTTTGTGGCAGTCTTCACCGCCAGTTATATTTCCTTTCGGGCCGTACTGTTCTTTTCGGCATATATTTTTGGCATTTGGTTCTACTCACACAAACTAAAGCGAATTCCGCTATTGGGCAATTTTGTCTCTGCCACTCTTGCCATTGCACCCTTTTTTGTGGTTTTTGTGTACTATCGAAATTTTGAAACCGTCATCTTTGTACATGCTGTTTTTCTTTTTTTGCTCATTCTGGCCCGTGAAATGATAAAAGATCTAGAAAACATGCCCGGTGACATGGCGCAGAACTACCGCACCATTCCCCTGATTTTCGGCCCACGGGTTTCAAAGGCATTGGTCACCTCGTTGGCCGTATTGACCTTGATACCCGCTTACCTTCTCATAAAGATATTCGATGTGGGGTATATGTACCTGTATTTCTGGGGAAGCATCATTTTATTGGCACTGTTCATATTCCTGCTTTGGAAAGCAACCGGAAAAAAACATTATGTATGGCTGCACAACATCTTAAAGTTCATCATTGTTTTGGGTGTTTTCAGTATTTTGTTGATTGATGTGGACCTGGTCTTAAATAGGATTTTATGA
- a CDS encoding DUF1697 domain-containing protein has product MQTYIALLRGINVSGHKTIKMADLRKSLHKRGFEGVQTYIQSGNIVFINKGGELFELEEGIKKAILDDFGFDVPVLVRTAEDLENILKNNPFSKEENTRQLFFVLLKQPPAKALIDEFNKLKFEGEDFHITNACVYLNCKIGFAEAKLNNNSIERKLKVEATARNLRTIQKLIEMPG; this is encoded by the coding sequence ATGCAAACCTATATCGCCCTGTTAAGGGGCATTAATGTCAGTGGCCACAAGACCATAAAAATGGCCGATTTGCGGAAAAGCCTTCACAAAAGAGGATTTGAAGGGGTACAGACCTATATTCAAAGTGGGAACATCGTTTTTATAAACAAGGGCGGGGAGCTGTTCGAACTTGAAGAAGGCATTAAAAAGGCCATTCTTGATGATTTCGGATTTGATGTGCCGGTTTTGGTGAGAACGGCAGAGGATTTAGAAAATATCTTGAAGAACAATCCTTTTTCCAAAGAAGAAAATACAAGGCAGTTGTTCTTTGTACTGCTAAAACAGCCACCGGCCAAAGCCTTGATCGATGAATTCAATAAATTAAAATTTGAAGGCGAAGACTTTCACATTACCAATGCCTGTGTGTACCTGAATTGTAAAATTGGCTTTGCAGAGGCCAAACTAAACAACAATTCAATCGAGCGCAAACTAAAAGTCGAGGCTACTGCCCGCAATTTGAGAACCATACAAAAGTTGATTGAAATGCCTGGTTAA
- the glpK gene encoding glycerol kinase GlpK: MDKYILALDQGTTSSRAVVVDKKGAIVSVAQKEFTQIFPKPGWVEHDAKEIWSTQAGVAAEAVSKLGLDAAQIAAIGITNQRETAVVWDRNTGEPIYNAIVWQDKRTADFCDQLNKEGKAELIRKKTGLVIDSYFSATKVKWILDHVEGARKRAEAGELAWGSIDSWLIWKMTQGNLHITDVANASRSLIFNINTMDWDDELLELFTIPKSTLPEVRQSSEVYGHTSPNFFAGKIPISGIAGDQQAALFGQMCTKQGMVKNTYGTGCFMLMNIGEKPIISKNNLLTTVAWKINGKTHYAFEGSIFVAGAVVQWLRDSLKIIKTSSEVEKLAGLVDGAEGVYFVPAFAGLGAPHWNQHAQGTIFGLTRGSTDAHIARAALDSIAYQTMDILKAMEADSGISIKELRVDGGATVNNMLMQFQADVLNTVTVRPKIVETTVMGAAYLAGLAVGYWNSAEEIQDIWEADVHFSPTPDRRPIEDGIKGWYRAIDALEHWSKNS; this comes from the coding sequence ATGGACAAGTATATTCTCGCCCTAGATCAGGGCACCACCAGCTCACGGGCCGTTGTTGTCGATAAAAAGGGAGCCATCGTCTCGGTGGCGCAAAAAGAATTCACACAGATTTTTCCGAAACCGGGATGGGTCGAACACGATGCCAAAGAAATCTGGTCAACCCAAGCCGGTGTCGCCGCCGAGGCGGTTTCAAAGTTGGGATTGGATGCTGCCCAAATCGCTGCCATCGGTATTACCAACCAACGTGAAACGGCCGTTGTGTGGGACCGCAATACCGGCGAACCCATTTACAACGCCATTGTCTGGCAAGACAAACGAACGGCCGATTTTTGCGATCAACTCAATAAAGAGGGTAAGGCTGAATTGATTCGAAAAAAGACTGGTCTGGTCATCGACTCTTACTTTTCCGCCACGAAAGTGAAATGGATTTTAGACCATGTCGAAGGGGCCAGAAAACGCGCCGAAGCAGGCGAATTGGCATGGGGCAGCATTGATTCTTGGCTCATTTGGAAGATGACCCAAGGCAACCTGCACATCACCGATGTAGCGAATGCCTCTCGGTCATTGATATTCAATATCAATACCATGGACTGGGATGACGAACTGCTCGAACTGTTCACCATTCCAAAGAGCACCTTGCCCGAAGTACGCCAATCAAGCGAGGTGTATGGCCATACAAGTCCGAATTTCTTTGCGGGCAAAATCCCCATTTCGGGCATTGCCGGCGATCAACAAGCGGCCCTTTTTGGGCAGATGTGCACCAAACAGGGCATGGTCAAGAATACCTATGGCACCGGTTGTTTTATGCTGATGAATATTGGTGAAAAGCCCATCATCTCAAAGAACAATCTATTGACGACCGTTGCCTGGAAAATCAACGGGAAAACACATTATGCCTTTGAAGGAAGCATTTTTGTTGCGGGAGCGGTGGTACAATGGCTTCGCGACAGCTTGAAGATCATTAAAACTTCTTCTGAGGTAGAAAAACTGGCAGGTTTGGTTGATGGTGCGGAGGGTGTTTATTTTGTTCCCGCATTCGCGGGATTGGGCGCTCCGCACTGGAACCAACATGCCCAGGGCACCATCTTTGGGCTGACACGCGGTAGCACAGATGCCCATATAGCAAGGGCAGCTTTGGATTCCATCGCCTATCAGACCATGGATATTTTAAAAGCGATGGAGGCCGATTCAGGAATATCCATCAAAGAATTACGGGTCGATGGTGGGGCCACCGTCAACAATATGTTGATGCAGTTTCAGGCCGATGTGTTGAACACGGTCACGGTGCGCCCAAAAATTGTGGAGACCACCGTAATGGGTGCGGCCTATCTTGCCGGATTGGCCGTTGGATATTGGAACAGCGCCGAAGAAATACAGGATATTTGGGAGGCCGATGTGCATTTCAGCCCCACGCCTGACAGAAGACCCATCGAAGATGGAATCAAGGGCTGGTATCGGGCCATTGACGCTCTTGAACATTGGTCAAAAAATAGTTGA
- a CDS encoding TspO/MBR family protein, with protein MKKKLVYIAISMTVCLLIGILASFATQSSVNDWYQTLNKPSFNPPNWIFGPVWGVLYILMGVAAGIVWAKGIYHLWVKTALYHFAFQLLFNALWSIVFFGFQSPFWALIVILTLLILIFLTIRWFKVVSKTAAVLMVPYFLWVCFAAVLNYKIWEMN; from the coding sequence ATGAAAAAAAAACTCGTTTACATCGCCATATCGATGACCGTATGCCTTTTGATAGGCATATTGGCGAGTTTTGCCACCCAAAGCTCGGTCAATGATTGGTACCAGACCCTGAACAAACCGAGTTTTAATCCGCCGAACTGGATTTTTGGGCCCGTCTGGGGAGTTCTCTATATTTTGATGGGCGTGGCCGCCGGTATCGTTTGGGCCAAGGGCATCTACCATCTATGGGTCAAAACAGCGTTGTACCATTTTGCCTTCCAATTGCTGTTCAATGCGCTATGGAGCATTGTTTTCTTTGGATTTCAAAGTCCGTTTTGGGCCTTGATAGTCATTTTAACGCTATTGATACTTATTTTTTTGACTATTCGTTGGTTCAAAGTGGTCAGCAAAACAGCTGCCGTATTAATGGTTCCTTACTTTCTTTGGGTCTGCTTCGCGGCCGTATTGAATTACAAGATTTGGGAGATGAATTAA
- a CDS encoding carbon-nitrogen hydrolase family protein — MKENELKVALAQIAPVWLDKKATLEKILVAIQETAKEKTELLVFGEALLPGYPFWLAYTDGAAWDLQLNKELHAHYAQNSIQIEAGELDAICQMAKENRMALYLGMIERAKDRGGHSLYCALVYIDQHGEIKSVHRKLQPTYDERLTWAPGDGNGLQVHPLKQFTVGGLNCWENWMPLPRAALYGQGENLHVAVWPGNLNNTKDITRFIARESRSYVISVSSMMTQKDFPSDTPHLDKILEKAPDVLANGGSCIAGPDGEWVLEPVVGAEGIIHHTIDINRVYEERQNFDPVGHYSRPDVTKLLVNRERQSTVFFK; from the coding sequence ATGAAGGAAAATGAGTTGAAAGTCGCCCTGGCACAGATAGCCCCTGTTTGGTTAGATAAAAAGGCAACCCTTGAAAAAATCCTTGTGGCAATTCAGGAAACAGCCAAAGAGAAGACCGAGCTTTTGGTCTTTGGTGAAGCACTGTTGCCCGGCTACCCATTTTGGTTGGCCTATACCGATGGCGCGGCTTGGGATTTGCAATTGAACAAAGAACTACATGCCCATTACGCACAAAACTCCATACAGATTGAAGCAGGTGAACTGGATGCCATATGCCAGATGGCCAAAGAAAATCGAATGGCTCTTTATCTAGGCATGATCGAGCGGGCCAAAGACCGCGGAGGACACAGCCTGTATTGTGCATTGGTCTATATCGACCAACATGGGGAAATCAAATCGGTACACCGAAAACTGCAACCCACCTATGATGAACGGCTGACCTGGGCGCCCGGTGATGGTAATGGGCTGCAGGTACACCCCTTGAAACAGTTCACCGTTGGCGGACTCAATTGTTGGGAGAATTGGATGCCCCTGCCCCGTGCAGCCTTGTATGGTCAGGGCGAAAACCTACACGTTGCGGTATGGCCCGGCAACTTGAACAACACGAAAGACATTACCCGATTCATTGCCCGCGAATCAAGAAGCTATGTGATTTCGGTTTCATCGATGATGACCCAAAAGGATTTTCCTTCCGATACGCCACATTTGGATAAAATCTTGGAAAAGGCTCCTGATGTTTTGGCCAATGGTGGCTCATGTATCGCTGGCCCTGATGGCGAATGGGTTTTGGAACCTGTTGTGGGTGCAGAGGGAATCATCCATCATACCATCGATATCAACCGAGTCTATGAAGAACGACAAAATTTTGACCCTGTGGGGCACTATTCTCGTCCGGATGTGACAAAGTTATTGGTCAATAGAGAACGGCAGTCAACGGTTTTTTTTAAATAA
- a CDS encoding NAD(P)/FAD-dependent oxidoreductase — MFDVIVVGGGAAGFYGAIHMARANPKLKIAIFERGKNVLSKVKVSGGGRCNVTHAEFSPHELVKNYPRGEKELLGPFHEHCTGDTMAFFQENSIALKIEEDGRVFPKSDSSQTIIDFFLSEADRLGITILRNSSVKEFKVDGQGQWQVTTMNKHYFAKKLFLATGSNGKIWKLLEQMGHTIVPPVPSLFTFNIKDSRINGLQGICCNVSVAVYQKNRYNPKIKIQLKSGLPKKPEMVSEGPLLITHWGLSGPAILKLSAWGANLLHDLQYDFRVEVNWMPEYTTESMYGYLRQIKEMEPKKTVIKSRAIEIPQRLWYRLVLAAGIEKDLKWASATNDDLKNLAKELTACSLKVNGKSTYKEEFVTAGGVDLKEINFKTFESKIVPNLYLAGEIINVDAITGGFNFQNAWTGAYIAAKAISTDFS; from the coding sequence ATGTTTGATGTTATCGTTGTTGGTGGCGGTGCGGCCGGTTTTTATGGGGCCATCCACATGGCCCGGGCTAACCCGAAGCTCAAGATAGCCATTTTTGAACGCGGTAAAAACGTACTGTCAAAGGTAAAGGTCTCAGGTGGGGGCCGCTGCAATGTGACCCATGCGGAATTTTCACCTCACGAACTGGTTAAAAATTATCCCCGTGGCGAAAAAGAACTGTTGGGCCCATTTCATGAGCACTGCACGGGTGACACCATGGCCTTTTTTCAAGAAAACAGCATCGCCTTAAAAATTGAGGAAGATGGCCGTGTCTTTCCCAAGAGCGACTCTTCTCAGACCATTATCGATTTTTTTCTGTCCGAAGCTGACCGATTGGGCATTACCATTTTAAGAAACAGTTCGGTCAAAGAATTTAAGGTTGACGGTCAAGGCCAGTGGCAGGTGACCACCATGAATAAGCATTACTTCGCCAAAAAATTGTTTTTGGCCACTGGAAGCAATGGCAAAATCTGGAAATTACTGGAGCAGATGGGCCATACCATTGTGCCCCCTGTGCCATCGCTTTTTACGTTTAATATCAAAGACTCCCGTATCAATGGCCTACAGGGGATATGCTGTAATGTTTCAGTGGCAGTTTATCAAAAGAACAGGTACAACCCAAAAATCAAGATACAGCTCAAAAGCGGATTGCCAAAAAAACCCGAAATGGTTTCCGAAGGGCCATTGCTCATTACCCACTGGGGGCTCAGTGGCCCGGCTATTCTGAAGCTTTCGGCCTGGGGGGCCAATTTGCTGCACGACCTACAATATGACTTTAGGGTCGAGGTCAACTGGATGCCCGAATATACCACTGAATCGATGTATGGGTATCTAAGGCAGATCAAAGAGATGGAACCCAAAAAGACCGTAATAAAAAGCAGGGCCATCGAAATACCGCAACGTTTATGGTACCGGTTGGTTTTGGCCGCCGGAATCGAAAAAGATTTGAAATGGGCCAGTGCCACAAATGATGACCTTAAAAATTTGGCAAAAGAATTGACCGCCTGTTCTTTAAAGGTGAATGGAAAAAGCACGTATAAAGAAGAATTTGTGACCGCCGGGGGTGTCGATTTAAAGGAAATCAATTTCAAGACGTTTGAAAGCAAAATTGTGCCCAACCTCTATTTGGCAGGCGAAATTATCAACGTCGATGCCATTACAGGGGGTTTTAACTTTCAAAATGCTTGGACAGGGGCCTATATTGCTGCCAAGGCCATCTCTACTGACTTTAGTTAA
- a CDS encoding glycerophosphodiester phosphodiesterase, with product MRNSVPLVIGHRGAMGHETENTLASVKKAMELNADMIEIDVFKIDSGEIVVFHDERLERLSNAGGRIEEYNIFDLRQVVLDGNHQIPMLQDVLKLINNQTTLNIELKGADTANRVNFILDYYVREKGWSWDNFLISSFNWDELKKMREANPDIAIAVLTEEDPLQAIPVAKELNAVAINPDYRQLTQEIVDKIQDAGFKVYTWTVNNPEDIEKMKEFGVDGIISDYPERVR from the coding sequence ATGAGAAATTCCGTTCCTTTGGTCATTGGGCACAGGGGTGCCATGGGCCATGAGACCGAAAATACGTTGGCTTCTGTTAAAAAGGCAATGGAGTTGAATGCAGACATGATCGAAATTGACGTATTTAAGATTGATAGCGGTGAAATTGTAGTGTTCCATGATGAGCGCCTCGAAAGACTTTCCAATGCCGGGGGAAGAATAGAAGAGTACAACATCTTTGATTTGAGACAAGTGGTGCTTGATGGCAACCACCAAATACCAATGCTTCAAGATGTGCTTAAGCTCATCAACAACCAGACCACTCTGAATATAGAATTGAAAGGAGCGGATACCGCAAACCGTGTCAACTTCATACTTGATTATTATGTAAGGGAAAAAGGCTGGTCTTGGGATAATTTTTTGATTTCCAGCTTCAACTGGGATGAGTTGAAAAAAATGCGTGAAGCAAATCCTGATATTGCCATCGCTGTATTGACCGAAGAAGACCCCTTACAGGCAATTCCCGTAGCAAAAGAATTGAATGCGGTCGCCATCAACCCTGATTATAGGCAATTGACACAAGAAATAGTTGACAAAATTCAGGATGCAGGTTTTAAAGTCTATACATGGACGGTCAACAACCCTGAAGACATCGAAAAGATGAAAGAATTTGGGGTTGACGGTATCATTTCTGACTATCCAGAACGTGTTCGTTGA